The sequence aatttaatatattattactctGATGTAATGTTGGGACTTGAGTTGGGACTTGagttgggacttgtcagtcttgacttggaacttgaGTTAgaacttgacttgggacttaagttgggacttgtcagtcttgagtTGGGATTTGACTTGGGACTTAagttgggacttgtcagtcttgatttgggacttgacagTCTTGagttgggacttgtcagtcttgagttaggacttgacttgggacttaagttgggacttgtcagtcttgatttgggacttgacagTCTTGagttgggacttgtcagtcttcaCTTGGAACTTGAGTTAGGACTTGAGTTTGGATTTGAGTTGGGACTTGACAGTCTTGAGTTGGAACTTGACAGTCTTGAGTTGGGACTTGACAGTCTTGAGTTGGGACTTGACAGTCTTGAGTTAGGACTTGACAGTCTTGagttgggacttgtcagtctacACTTGGAACTTGAGTTAGGACTTGAGTTTGGATTTGAGTTGGGACTTGACAGTCTTGAGTTGGAACTTGACAGTCTTGAGTTGGGACTTGACAGTCTTGAGTTGGGACTTGACAGTCTTGAGTTGGAACTTGACAGTCTTGAGTTGGGACTTGACAGTCTTGagttgggacttgtcagtcttgagtTGGGACTTGACAGTCTTGAGTTGGAACTTGACAGTCTTGAGTTGGGACTTGACAGTCTTGAGTTGGGACTTGACAGTCTTGAGTTAGGACTTGACAGTCTTGagttgggacttgtcagtctacACTTGGAACTTGAGTTAGGACTTGAGTTTGGATTTGAGTTGGGACTTGACAGTCTTGagttgggacttgtcagtcttgatttgggacttgtcagtcttaagttgtgacttgtcagtcttgagttgggacttgtcagtcttaagttgtgacttgtcagtcttgatttgggacttgacaaTCTTAAGTTGGGACTTGACAGTCATGAGTTGGGAGTTGtcagtcttgatttgggacttgtcagtcttaaGTTGTGACTTGACAGTCGagttgggacttgtcagtcttaagttgtgacttgtcagtcttgagttgtgacttgtcagtcttgagttgtgacttgtcagtcttgagttgtgacttgtcagtcttaagttgtgacttgtcagtcttgagttgggacttgtcagtcttgagttgggacttgtcagtcttaagttgggacttgtcagtcttgagttgggacttgtcagtctggTTCCCATCATGCATCAGCTGATCTAACTGGTTCCCATCGTGCATCAGCTGATCTAACTGATTCCCATCATGCATCAGCTGATCTTACTGGTTCCCATCATTGATCAGCTGATCTTACTGGTTCCCATCGTGCATCAGCTGATCTAACTGGTTCCCATCATTGATCAGCTGATCTTACTGGTTCCCATCATGCATCAGCTGATCTTACTGGTTCCCATCATTGATCAGCTGATCTTACTGGTTCCCATCGTGCATCAGCTGATCTAACTGGTTCCCATCGTGCATCAGCTGATCTTACTGGTTCCCATCGTGCATCAGCTGATCTTACTGGTTCCCATCGTGCATCAGCTGATCTTACTGGTTCCCATCATGCATCAGCTGATCTTACTGGTTCCCATCGTGCATCAGCTGATCTTACTGGTTCCCATCGTGCATCAGCTGATCTAACTGGTTCCCATCATGCATCAGCTGATCTTACTGGTTCCCATCATGCATCAGCTGATCTTACTGGTTCCCATCGTGCATCAGCTGATCTTACTGGTTCCCATCATGCATCAGCTGATGTTAATGGTTCCCATCATGCATCAGCTGATCTTACTGGTTCCCATCGTGCATCAGCTGATCTTACTGGTTCCCATCGTGCATCAGCTGATCTTACTGGTTCCCATCGTGCATCAGCTGATCTTACTGGTTCCCATCATGCATCAGCTGATCTTACTGGTTCCCATCGTGCATCAGCTGATCTTACTGGTTCCCATCGTGCATCAGCTGATCTAACTGGTTCCCATCATGCATCAGCTGATCTTACTGGTTCCCATCATGCATCAGCTGATCTTAATGGTTCCCATCATGCATCAGCTGATCTTACTGGTTCCCATCGTGCATCAGCTGATCTTACTGGTTCCCATCATGCATCAGCTGATGTTAATGGTTCCCATCATGCATCAGCTGATCTTACTGGTTCCCATCATGCATCAGCTGATCTTAATGGTTCCCATCATGCATCAGCTGATCTTAATGGTTCCCATCATGCATCAGCTGATCTCAGGAGATCTGTCACAGAGCTCCAGTAATGTGAAGCCAGCAGCTCGGCCGCTGGACGTCTGGCCTACAGATCTCCTAATGCCCCCCCGTTTGAAGGCCTGTGGGATCTTCCCCAGGACTTAGTGGACTGTGTACTGTGCTGTTTGATGACTGTTTCTTATGGAGACACACCTATAATCCCTAACCCACACCTTAACCTCTTCCTGTCTGGGATGACTGTGACACGCACACGTCAACATTTCCCAGAACTGCTCCCACGCACGCCGTTTCCTCGTCGCCCCTCCTGCCGTCTCCACGGACAGAGCTCCTCTTTTACGGGTCAAATCAATCCACAGATGTGTCTTTGCTTTGCTGAATTAATGGCAGCCAATTGTTGGCTACTGATGCTGCCATTGTGCGGCTGAAGATTGGTGGTGTTTGCCGTGCGTATTAGCTGCCACCGCAGTCAAAGGAGAGGAATGTGCCGGTGTGGAGCGCTGCAGGATTACAGTAATGGATTGAGGGCCTGTAGATAATACTTGTGTAAATACGGTGTGCCTCTCTGCTGAACCCTGTGCTCTCTTGGAGTGGGCTCTGTCTTTTTGAGAGAGTTAAGCTTGATGGTTGCATCTCACATTGcgccggaggaggaggaggaggaggaggaggaggaggaggaggaggaggaggaggaggaggaggaggaggaggatgaggaggaggtgaatgCTCAAAGAGAAGAGTGTTCCAGCGAAAGGCAGCAAGACGCAGCTTGTCCCGAGAACATCTGCGGGCCCGTCCCACGCCTCACGAGATGGGGCTGAGACTTGTTTGTGTCAAGAAGCTTGTCAGGACTCGCCCATCACACGGAGACAAGCCCTCAGAtgggaaaaagaaagagagaggtggaggggaatttttttttaaaaagcaggcAGGAGTTGAAAAGGTTTTTTTATGATATGGGCGATGGGATTTCTTCATAATCGAGGTGGAAAAGCCCTTTAGAGTTTAGATTaccacaaacaaacaaccaGATACCTGCAGCTATGATTCACCTCAACACGCTGCAGTCCTATGAATACAGAAAAACACATATTAGTCTGTCGTCTGCAGCATCTCAGGGATCCAATCTCAGCAAATCTCATCAAATCTGTGTCCTCAACTCAAAACCTGAACTTTAGAACAACAGCTTCAATACTTCCATGAAGGAAACGTAGATCAACGTTTCCTCATTCAACGGTTCATACTCAAAGCTGTTACAcccttttcatttgttttcctacgaatgtccagcaacacgcgacaattacagtcttttcaaaataaacttacctcttcacaggaaactacttagttaggtttagacaacaaaactatttagttaggtttagacaacaaaacgacttagtaaactacttagttaggtttagacaacaaaacgacttagtaaactacttagttaggtttagacaccaaaacgacttagttaggtttagacaacaaaactacttagttaggtttaggcaacaaaactacttagttaggtttagacaacaaaacgacttagtaaagtacttagttaggtttaggcaacaaaactacttagttaggtttagacaccaaaacgacttagttaggtttaggcaacaaaactacttagttaggtttaggcaacaaaactacttagttaggtttaggcaacaaaactacttagttaggtttaggcaacaaaactacttagttaggtttagacaccaaaacgacttagttaggtttagacaacaaaacgacttagttaggtttaggcaacaaaactacttagttaggtttagacaacaaaacgacttagttaggtttaggcaacaaaactacttagttaggtttaggcaacaaaactacttagttaggtttaggcaacaaaactacttagttaggtttaggcaacaaaactacttagttaggtttagacaccaaaacgacttagttaggtttagacaacaaaacgacttagttaggtttaggcaacaaaactacttagttaggtttagacaacaaaacgacttagtaaagtacttagttaggtttaggcaacaaaactacttagttaggtttaggcaacaaaactacttagttaggtttaggcaacaaaactacttagttaggtttaggcaacaaaactacttagttaggtttagacaccaaaacgacttagttaggtttaggcaacaaaactacttagttaggtttagacaacaaaacgacttagtaaagtacttagttaggtttaggcaacaaaactacttagttaggtttaggcaacaaaactacttagttaggtttaggcaacaaaactacttagttaggtttagacaacaaaacgacttagtaaagtacttagttaggtttaggcaacaaaactacttagttaggtttaggcaacaaaactacttagttaggtttagacaccaaaacgacttagttaggtttaggcaacaaaactacttagttaggtttagacaccaaaacgacttagttaggtttaggcaacaaaactacttagttaggtttaggcaacaaaactacttagttaggtttagacaccaaaacgacttagttaggtttagacaacaaaactacttagttaggtttaggcaacaaaactacttagttaggtttagacaacaaaacgacttagcaaagtacttagttaggtttaggcaacaaaactacttagttaggtttagacaacaaaacgacttagtaaagtacttagttaggtttaggcaacaaaactacttagttaggtttaggcaacaaaactacttagttaggtttagacaccaaaacgacttagttaggtttaggcaacaaaactacttagttaggtttaggcaacaaaactacttagttaggtttagacaccaaaacgacttagttaggtttaggcaacaaaactacttagttaggtttaggcaacaaaactacttagttaggtttagacaccaaaacgacttagttaggtttagacaacaaaactacttagttaggtttaggcaacaaaactacttagttaggtttagacaacaaaacgacttagcaaagtacttagttaggtttaggcaacaaaactacttagttaggtttagacaacaaaacgacttagtaaactacttagttaggtttagacaacaaaacgacttagttaggtttaggcaacaaaactacttagttaggtttagacaacaaaacgacttagtaaagtacttagttaggtttaggcaacaaaactacttagttaggtttaggcaacaaaactacttagttaggtttagacaccaaaacgacttagttaggtttaggcaacaaaactacttagttaggtttaggcaacaaaactacttagttaggtttagacaccaaaacgacttagttaggtttaggcaacaaaactacttagttaggtttaggcaacaaaactacttagttaggtttagacaccaaaacgacttagttaggtttagacaacaaaactacttagttaggtttaggcaacaaaactacttagttaggtttagacaacaaaacgacttagcaaagtacttagttaggtttaggcaacaaaactacttagttaggtttagacaacaaaacgacttagtaaactacttagttaggtttagacaccaaaacgacttagttaggtttagacaacaaaactacttagttaggtttaggcaacaaaactacttagttaggtttagacaacaaaacgacttagtaaactacttagttaggtttagacaccaaaactacttagttaggtttagacaacaaaacgacttagtaaagtacttagttaggtttaggcaacaaaactacttagttaggtttaggcaacaaaactacttagttaggtttagacaacaaaacgacttagtaaactacttagttaggtttaggcaacaaaactacttagttaggtttaggcaacaaaactacttagttaggtttattcaacaaaactacttagttaactacttagttaggtttagtaaaagatggcggtttgggttaaaataactccagaagttcTGTAACTGAAGTTATGAGACAGATAAATCAGCGTTAACTTCTGGTTCTTTACGGGacgtgaacagcggtctcctggtgaaagtcccctctctatacttcctggttcatgattacgtgggATAAATACGGTAAATGAATTACAGttcattacttttcgtaggtaaaGCTACAAACGGTGGACGAGAGCAGATCAAACACAGGTTGTAGTTTTTAATGAAAGAAGACAATATGTGAAAAGGACCTttgtctcctcgtctcctctggcTTTTATCCTCCGTCTCAGATTCACTGGGTTTGTATTTACAGTCATTCAGCAGCTTTGAATGGCTAATCCACAGTGACAGATGCATATTTGACTCTTTCAGCGCCGGCCACACAAACATGACGGCACATGTCGGTACAGGTCTGCCCGGGGACGGGACAGGTGTCATCACTCACTCTGTGTGGTCAACATCAACACTGTGAAATATCCACAACCCTCTAAAAGTCCACATCTGACCAGAAACAGGTGTTTTTACTTCTGTTTCCTCGGCGTTACTGTTGAATGGAACAGGTTTGGGAGAAGCTCTGGGCGTGATGTGACATGTCAGGTATGAAGAGGACAAGACCAGAGGCGCCACACAGAGCTTGTTTTATGCCTGATGTTTGTCAGGACTTGACTCGCTGCATGCGCCCGCAGCGCCTGTCAGCGAGAGAGGAACGCTACAGCGCCGGGCCTGTCCCGACCTGCAGCGCCTCGACCTGCAGCGCCTCGACCTGCAGCGCCGCACGGCAAGTCTGCGTGTGTTCACAACAAGTGGTGCATCTGTTAGAAAGTaaatcacacacatgcagctcCGTAAAGCATCACATTATTATGAGAGGATGTTTTAGTGCTGCAGCAGGTTCGGTTTGTTTCCACCTCGCTGACAGAAAACAACGTTTGGTTCCtgcaaacacagaaaaataagttttctttttcaaatgaTTGTGATTAACAGACTCTGCAACCTTGAGACCTTCAACATacggaggatttcaaaaccaaagtgaGGGTCTGGGGTCAGTGCTGGCAGATCTCTTtagagaaacaagcaaccaaGTGTATAGAAACAAGCCCCAAAGAAGCAACATTACCAACCTACTTGATCacttcatatatatgtatgaatcTATTTTGCATTTCTGCATATTTaacttgtaactttacatttttcttgtcaactaaacttaaacaagttgaacatttaatttAGTTCTTGCAAATCGTTTAATTTTTGCAAAGACCGTGAATCTAATGCC comes from Sebastes fasciatus isolate fSebFas1 chromosome 5, fSebFas1.pri, whole genome shotgun sequence and encodes:
- the LOC141768395 gene encoding uncharacterized protein LOC141768395 gives rise to the protein MHQLILLVPIMHQLILMVPIMHQLILLVPIVHQLILLVPIMHQLMLMVPIMHQLILLVPIMHQLILMVPIMHQLILMVPIMHQLISGDLSQSSSNVKPAARPLDVWPTDLLMPPRLKALNYLVRFRHQNDLVRFRQQNYLVRFRQQNYLVRFRQQNDLVKYLVRFRQQNYLVRFRQQNYLVRFRQQNYLVRFRQQNYLVRFRHQNDLVRFRQQNDLVRFRQQNYLVRFRQQNDLVRFRQQNYLVRFRQQNYLVRFRQQNYLVRFRQQNYLVRFRHQNDLVRFRQQNDLVRFRQQNYLVRFRQQNDLVKYLVRFRQQNYLVRFRQQNYLVRFRQQNYLVRFRQQNYLVRFRHQNDLVRFRQQNYLVRFRQQNDLVKYLVRFRQQNYLVRFRQQNYLVRFRQQNYLVRFRQQNDLVKYLVRFRQQNYLVRFRQQNYLVRFRHQNDLVRFRQQNYLVRFRHQNDLVRFRQQNYLVRFRQQNYLVRFRHQNDLVRFRQQNYLVRFRQQNYLVRFRQQNDLAKYLVRFRQQNYLVRFRQQNDLVKYLVRFRQQNYLVRFRQQNYLVRFRHQNDLVRFRQQNYLVRFRQQNYLVRFRHQNDLVRFRQQNYLVRFRQQNYLVRFRHQNDLVRFRQQNYLVRFRQQNYLVRFRQQNDLAKYLVRFRQQNYLVRFRQQNDLVNYLVRFRHQNDLVRFRQQNYLVRFRQQNYLVRFRQQNDLAKYLVRFRQQNYLVRFRQQNDLVNYLVRFRHQNDLVRFRQQNYLVRFRQQNYLVRFRQQNDLVNYLVRFRHQNYLVRFRQQNDLVKYLVRFRQQNYLVRFRQQNYLVRFRQQNDLVNYLVRFRQQNYLVRFRQQNYLVRFIQQNYLVNYLVRFSKRWRFGLK